Genomic segment of Hoplias malabaricus isolate fHopMal1 chromosome 14, fHopMal1.hap1, whole genome shotgun sequence:
atttatttcttcaaTTTCATGGCATAGTGTAGTCTATGACTTTATAAGCATTTGTTTACTGTGCAGTTCTATTCTTGTGCgaatgaaaacatgaaaaattcAACTGCAAACGCTATGTTAAATGGTTTCTGCAATACTATATTTTATTCTTTGCTTCTTTAgtactttttcattcatttctttgtttgttcATCCATTccttatttcatttttcattcttaTCTCCTCATGATTAATTAAGATTATTACTGTTATCCCTTTAGTGTGATCTAAACAATATAGAGCTCAGTCAGACAGACCTTGGCTCATTATTGATACTTACAGAGTATTTCACACATATGATATTtgaatgattaattaattaatttcatacaCTGAGTTTGATTCATCAACTGTGTTCAAATCTCGATTTGTTTCCACATCGTACCCAAACACTTAGTTTAATGCAGCCTTGATGAATAAGAGTCAGTTTTGCTAAGAATaccaaacaaagaaataaaaaaacatttgtgctgttatataatgtatatgtgttcagagtatttatttatttactgcaaGCAAAACATTCTAACATCTGCCAGTCCATGTTTAATAGGAATATTGGCAGTATTAGTAGAAGCAGAACTGTGGTAGTAGTGTTAGTATTAACAGGAGCAGTAGTAGAAATGTTAGAATAGTAGGAGTATTAAGTCAGTATTGATCGAAATTAGTATTGATATAAATATAGCAGTAGGAGTAGTGGCAGTAATAGCAGTGGTTGTGGGAGTGGTAGTAGTGGGAGAAGCAGTAGTACCAGTAGGTGGATGGTAGAGGTAGTAGTAACAGTAGGAGCGGTAGCAGGAGTAGTAGGATTAGAGAGTGGAACGTTTGTAGTATTAGGAGCAGAGGTGGAAAGTAATCACATTTATTCATGCGGTAAACAACTGATCTCTGAGAATGCGAAAAGATGAGCTCCATTGAACTAATGAAGTAAGAACCCCACAGAGCTGCAGAGTCAGAGTGAAAGTAAATCTCCTATTGGCTGATGATCCTGAGCTgtgtgagttagagagagagacacagagagactgagTTCAGTTTGgactctctcctgtgtgagtgtgtgtcctctgcgCTGATCACAATGAAGCtgtgtttaatcctcgtctgcGCAGCTCTGCTTCCTGCTGAAGCTAAAGGTGAGAATATGAATCTAAAGGTGTTATTAATAATGGTCTACAGtgggacagagaaagagagagagattaattcAGTTGTAAATTATTTATAGAGGTCTGTCTGTAATTTGTTCActgaaagagaatgaaacaCTGTAAAACAGTAAACTACTGAGGAGAGTCAGCTCATGTAGGTCTGGTTTTTTATGAGGAAATACATCCATTTAAGTTTGAAAGTAAAGTTGAAAGAATGGCGTGTGATTTATGCGCATATAAAGATAGCAGAGGTATGACTTAATTTGACTTTGACTACAAGGAGAACATACACCAGTGTTGGTAAAACTTTGCAGGTTGTTAAAAGTGTTCCAAAACTCAAATTTGAAAGTATTATTAACTAAAAGTATGATCACGTTATCATTATTTTTCACAGCATCTTTAAATTAATCACTGATTAATAATCCACTTCTTTGTGCTGATGAATCATTAGTATCCCGTCATCCCTGTCAGTAATCGGCATGTCCtgatctgtctctctctccctcttagTCCTGCACAGGGGCATCGGGCTCGTCATGTGTTCAAAAACAGATCAAGAGCTTTTTTATGGAATCGATGGAGAGCAGGTGTATCACATAGACTTTACTGCACACAAAGGAGTGAAAACGCTGCCAGACTTTGGAGATGATTACATTTTTCCAAAGGACTATGAGCTAAGTCTCGCTAGAATGGAAGTATGTAAAGTTAACTTGGAGTATTGGACAAAAAATGACAACGACTCAATAGACTCTCTGGGTAAGACATTCACAGAGTTACAACTGACACAAAAAGAAGAGAACACTTTGCAATATCAGACaatttaattcatttgtttttaatttaataaaattaaagcaGCTTCatctatttattcatttaaatgataaacatactcttattaaataataataataattacttaCATTTACAAGAGAATGCAGAACGGTagttatctgtgtttgtgtgaaatgacactttataatgtaatatgcaatgttttatttatatataaacttaCAGCATTAGTAATCGAAACATAAAATGGTGGAATCTCAATTGTTTCTATCGAGTAACACTTTAATGTTTCTATAGATGCTCCACAGAGCTCCATCTACTCCAAGGACGATGTGGAGCTGGGTTCTAAAAATTCTCTCGTCTGTTACATTACTGGATTCTACCCTCCACAGCTTCGCGTGACCTGGACCAAGAACAACATCAACGTGACGGCTGAAGCCAAATTCACTGTATATTACCCAAACCCTATCGACGGAACCTTCGACCAGATCTCTATTCTGAGCTTCACTCCGGAGGAGGGGGACatctacagctgcagagtggaGCACGCAGCCCTGGACAGACCCCTGACTAGAATTTTCGGTAAGATTCACACCAGTTAGTATGTCTCGGTAAGAATGCCTCCAAATAGTGGAAATTATATatatggtggcgcagcaggtagtgccgcagtcacacagctccaggggcgtggaggttgtgggttcgattcccgctccgggtgactgtctgtgaggagtgtgatgtgttctccctgtgtctgcgtgggtttcctccgggtgactgtctgtgaggagttggtgtgttctccctgtgtctgcgtgggtttcctccgggtgctccggtttcctcccacagtccaaaaacacacgttggtaggtggattggtgactcaaaagtgtccgtaggtgtgagtgtgtgagtgaatgtgtgtgtgtgtctgtgttgccctgtgaaggactggcgccccctccaggttgtgttcctgccttgcgcccaatgattccaggtaggctctggactcaccgcgaccctgaactggataagagttacagataatgaatgaatgaatgaatgaatttacactATTTGGAGGCATTCCTCTATGAACAGGAGAATATAAAAGGGATAAAATGACAGTCCTTTGGTCTCAGGATCTGCAGCAAAGAGGCAGTGTATAGCTCACAGGTTTGAGCTGAATTTCATGAGAGAATCATATAGTTCAGACATCTGTCAGCACAACAATCACTATAACTACCATTATCAATATCTAAAAAGCATTTAATTgcatgtgtattgtgtgtgtgtgtgtgtgtgtgtgtgtgttgtacagatGTGCAGGTTGCTCTCGATCCTGTTTCATTCCATTCAGAcgctgtgttctgtggagtgggTTTGGTTGGAGGACTGCTGGGAGTCTCTGCTGGAATTTACTTCTTCATCAAAGGAAACAAGTTCAACTAAGaatcagtaaaaacaaaaacaatgtggTAACTAACACTAGTGCCTGTAAACGACATTAAAATGACTGGGATATTAGTGTTCTCCAGACTTccgctgtcactgtggtgatcTATGATACCTAGCTAAAGGTGTTGTGTACAATTCTGGACATTCTCCTTATCTTTACGCCTGACTTTTGTTTAAAGCTGTTGTGTCATGAAAATTTATGGATAATACGACATACCTTCATTATACGCAGCGGGACTTTTAGACCACTGTTGTAGATCTGAGGGTAAATGTATACTGTGTGTacctttaataaacaaacaccaacCTGTACAGGACTCTTATTTCTGAAAGTGAAGTTATAGTATCGAGGGAAAGTGTCCTCGACTTGCCAAAGACAAAGAGAAATATGAGTCCTAAATGATTCCCTCCCAAAAAATTCAGTTTTAAGGaacctttttaaaatgaattatttttttacagtgtaaaacATATTGTGAGTTTATGTTCTTTTATGACGTTTAAGGTGTATCTTGTCTTCTTTATGCTGTGATGAGGTATGACTTAAACCCCTTCAAACACCTGTCAGCGCTCCACTGGGTCTAAGCTCTTCGTCCCACTCTCATAAGGACCGTGTTCTCAGCCTCACCTACTGAACCCTGCCGTTGTTCTCCACGTCTTTGTGAAGAACTTTCTGAGGAATGTATCTGCTTCCGTTCTTTGGTTTTAGGAATTCTCCTTCAGGTCTCaggatttatttttcttgatttttacAAGCTGTActtcctgtttttattgtgtttaacatttattttgttgtctgatttttattgatttgtaCAAAATAAACCAATTTCTTAcccattaattcatttaaaaaaatctgtctACTGAAATAcattgcaaaataaataaataaataagaatagttttattatttataatgttaTCTTTTACACTAATTCAGATTTATTCTTTTATAATCCATGTTAAACATGTTAAAAAGCCCTAGAGCAGCAGTCAGAGCAGTGTAACATGTTAAACATCAGCAGGAGGGATGTAGCATAACAATCAAGAATCACGAGACGGTGCTTTGGATTCTCTTTGCATGTCTTTGGCTTCACAGGAACGACAAACACAGCGTGGCATGAAGCCCAGAATGAACAGAATGAGTCCAGTTGCAGGAAATCATAAAACATATAGAGCTCTTTGTGCCTAGCTTTGttctaaaaaattaaaaatgatgatCGGTTGGATTACTGGAACTGGAACATTTTTTTGCCCCCATAGTTCACTTGTGCAGTATCCATGCTCCAGTAAATGCTTTCactaaagctgggatatttgtttctaatgttgctgggaacacagacacagcatTTTTCTTTAGTACGAGCTGCTCAACTTGCTCAgtcggcctctgtgtttaggttctcctccgtgttggcagattggatggggcagaatcacatACGGTGTTGTAGACTTTGCAGATATTTGGACTgaattttaatatttcacatgTTCATCAGTGCAAcatattttcattaaatttCATAAAAACACTAGATCTGGTTTTATACTCCGTATTATACATAGactaagatgtaaaatatcccaTGCCAGAGGATAAAAGTTTTTCAAGCAAGACCCAAGAAAAAGTTGCTGTCCAGCATTTGCACTTCACATAGCACAGGGTGTGggaataacacacacaccaacaaaacCACACACTCCCTGCAGCAGAAAGCTGAACCACAAGCCGAGAGTGAATCTCCAGGTCCACGCCCCCTGTACTCTCCAGCGATGGGTGGAGTCTGTGATGGAAGCCAAAATACCATGCATTTCAGAAGGCAAACTCATAAAATCTAAAATGCTTTCACCAATACCTAGTAACAGGTGATGGAGGGGTGTATCAGTCTGTGATTGGTTGGTGAACAGAGCTGTGTGTATGAATTGGAACTCTCTCTGAAACTCTCTCAGTTGTTGGACAAGGATCGAGGTGAAAATGTTCCTGAGTCTGCAGTTGCTGCTCCTCCTGACTCTGACCGTCAGAAcaggtgtgtttatatttacacttattttaagaatcaaatatgaaaataaatatatatatttaaactacaaGTAACACTGATaaatgtttgtggatgtttatttactacatcatttgaacacagtggctgtccttcacactgtctggaaatgtcatgatgaatcgaccaatagaaacactccaaaattactctgaattaaatctttttacattgacttccactgaaagttaagaaggttttgtcCTCCTCCTATAAAGCTACTATTTTGTAGATCCATGTTTGTCTTTGGACAGTGAATAATACCAATTTGAAAATTTgagaaattttataaaatgcaggGGAAACAataatttgtgtgtttttttaattctctaAAGCTTTAACTGACCATGCTGTAACtgacaaaaatacaaagaaaatatccactaaatgttttcactgaccaactttTGTACATTTGGTTAATTTGATGCCTGTAACACACTTCAAAAAAATTGGGACAGGGCCCAAAGAAAAGTCTGAGAAAAGTCAAAAAAAAGTTTTGACACATTACGCTAAAAGCATGTCAATATAAACATTGAGGAGCATTTACCAAAAGTAGTTGTTTTTCATCAATTTATAACCAACTTCATGAGAGAATTGTCAAAGAGTTCAGAAGATTTTTCTATGCAAGATTGTAAAGAATTTAGGCCTTCCATCATCTACTGTACTCCAGGAAGTCTGGAGAGATATCAGTCCATGTAGGGGTAAAGCTGGTCACCAGTATTAAATGAgtgtgacctttgagccctcagaatGCACTGCATAAGAAACTGTCGTGCTGCAATAATAAATACAGCCACATAGCTTGGGAGTACTTAAAAAAACGTCACATAAGAGTCTGCAAATGCATCGAGACATGCAACCTGCAACACTATTATGGAAGCAAACCAAAATTCAACTCACAAAACTGCAGCGATTAgtttcctcagttcccaaacacttaaaCCGTgtcattaaaatgaaatgatgATGTAACCTGTTGGAAAACATGTATCTGTCTCAGCAGTTTGGAGTGTGgtgcaggcatcaaattttaGATTTCAAGACAATTCACCTCATAACTATTGCCTCTTTTGTAAAATATGATTTTTCAAGCAGCTCATTTGTcaattgtttttctgtattaatatatatgtggcgcagcaggtagtgtcgcagtcacacagctccagggacctggaggttgtgggttcgattcctgctccgggtgactgtctgtgaagagtgtagtgtgttctcctgtgtctgtgtgggtttcctccgggtgctctggtttcttcccacagtccaaaaacacacattggtaggtggattggcgactcaaaaaagtgcccataggtgtgaatgtgagtgtgtgcgttgccctgtgaaggactggcaccccctccagggtgtattcctgccttgtgcccaatgattccaggtaggctctggacccaccgcgaccctgaactagataagggttacagataatggatggatggatgaatagtAAATGGTTGTTCAGAAGATGGATGGCAGggtgtagtgttgctgtcacacagcaccagagtcctggggttgtgggttcgagccctgctaagggtgactgtctgtgaggaatttggtgtttggtgtattctccctgtgttcgcatgAGGTTCGTCCCACGGTCAAAAAACTTgcaacacaaaagtgtccataggtgtgagtgtgagagtttgtgtcgccctgtgaagggctggcagCCCCTCCAGTTTGTGTTCCTGTCTCGCGCCAAAAAAGTCTATGTAGGCTCTGAATCTACCCTGACCCCgtactggataagggttacagacaatgtatgaattaatgaatgttcagAATATGATGACAGttcctgattttttttcctttctttcttattttttgtttcattaCCAGATGGAAATTATTTCTACACAATAGACGAATGCACTTCCAGTTCTTCAGATCTGAGCGATATGGAATACATCTACAGCATATTTTATAATAAGAAACTCGCAGCACAGTTCAATAGCACTGTGGGGTCATTTGTAGGCTACACTAAGCTTGGAATACAGAATGCAAAGTACTGGAACAACGGCACAGGCGtaaagatacagagagagatgatggagGACCTCTGCAGGCCTTGTCTAAATATAGTCTTCTCTTCTTTCCTGGATAAAACAGGTAAAGTGGCACATACAGAGTACACTGATAAAAAGATGGTTGTGCTTTAGAGGTTGATGCCTTATGACGTCTTATAAGgtatctgtgatttgttaattatCTTAAAGGTGAGGTATACAATTGTAATCCAAATCATTCTTTTCTAAAATCAGAATATTTCCTCACTATTTGATGCTCGTTGGTCTGAGCTCTGGAAAAtggtccagtgtttgtatgcagatctggctcagtaaatgggaaacaaacaaaatatctcAGTCCGAACATCAAAACAATATTATAGCCAATCAGCAACAGGTGACGTTCATGCTTGTGCATAGGATGGTGGAAGGGGATGAGCAGGCCCTAGCGACGTCCAGGCGCCGCCGACATGGTCAAGAAACAGCATGTAGGAGTATTTAGATGGTGGAAAGACCTCCTAACATTGAAAGACATGAAAAAGGACTAgggtgttgctctattc
This window contains:
- the LOC136665674 gene encoding H-2 class II histocompatibility antigen, A-Q alpha chain-like, whose translation is MKLCLILVCAALLPAEAKVLHRGIGLVMCSKTDQELFYGIDGEQVYHIDFTAHKGVKTLPDFGDDYIFPKDYELSLARMEVCKVNLEYWTKNDNDSIDSLDAPQSSIYSKDDVELGSKNSLVCYITGFYPPQLRVTWTKNNINVTAEAKFTVYYPNPIDGTFDQISILSFTPEEGDIYSCRVEHAALDRPLTRIFDVQVALDPVSFHSDAVFCGVGLVGGLLGVSAGIYFFIKGNKFN